A portion of the Picrophilus oshimae DSM 9789 genome contains these proteins:
- a CDS encoding S53 family peptidase, whose protein sequence is MSRKIIIAVFLALVMILSAFALAMGSYNAVSTNKPENVYNVPPPDYKAFNLTGSANPSMTVSFEIYVPLYNYQKLESIANAVSTPGNPMYHKFLSYNDIEKEFINMAQYNKDLNYLKDHGFKILSSSAPIIVASGTVSMVESYLGMHVNIYSNKTESFYYGFGTPKIGNTMLFIDNISRMAFERPSTLITQKQAESMEKKLNQNETFPFVAYSPKYLEQVYNATGMYSMGYNGSGQSIGILDFYGDPFIKEELAYFDHEFNISAPPSFKIVPIGPYYPYEGIETGWAGEISLDVESSHTMAPGANITLYIANGNCPLSAAISYINSQDRVDDLSQSFSIPDSCPAIQTSALAYYQCEVVTNIMYAMGSAEGITFSASSGDAGASGYSIGALGSVGYPSTSPYVAAVGGTSTYLDFQGEKLISFNQTAWSNYGFVPPEINYGGSTGGVSILQPRPYYQDNITGPSGYPYGKMIPDLSFEATVFPGFLYVMPGNETCITGGTSEASPILAGLMTLVDEYNHGKIGMIDPSLYYLGEHDYKNVFIPVDYGYNIPFTAHYGYNLVTGWGSLNIANFAMAYKSMKLNNTLSIQISTEYMNSTNQNMSINETGLGEYMPGQNVTIIANITYNKTEVTSGTFEASLTTMKGILKNITMHYNSTLNRWIGYIIIPEDANGPSFIAVHGNYNKISGENEVSIFSGYYLEMLEPYSTSYFSTSYGLEVIGHASYLNGTIVKNYNVSAGLYAYSIFNNTYYKVAEITMMNYNGTLIGEIHGNYPDTPSLIIGDNAFAYTPFMNGPYLQDSIILGPNVVEPGAVGAGQYIFIEPAVIMPENQPSLNDMLCSNVTFELYNPDHVMVSKAVTRPYEIGYPASLPELYVPKNSMPGLYTILINASYDSSSYGYINGTFYGQIYVSNYITPRISMVNYTYEGQKINIYANISYPNGTEVRYGMYSLTFYPAFLSSEYYDLTEITQINMNYNESINMWSASVELPSYYNDGSFGKNYLNIQEIAELPPGPYYAFVSGVSANGYPTTTSQSSEHFFYIEPYQFIGNKTLKSLPVNNGLALMNDNINVSGS, encoded by the coding sequence ATGAGTAGAAAGATAATTATAGCGGTTTTTTTAGCGCTTGTTATGATTCTATCGGCCTTTGCCCTGGCCATGGGATCATACAATGCAGTCAGTACAAATAAACCAGAGAATGTATATAATGTTCCGCCTCCTGATTATAAGGCTTTTAATCTGACAGGAAGCGCAAATCCATCAATGACTGTTTCCTTTGAGATCTATGTTCCATTGTACAATTATCAAAAGCTTGAGTCAATAGCAAATGCGGTTTCAACCCCGGGTAATCCAATGTATCATAAATTCCTTTCATACAATGATATAGAAAAGGAATTTATAAACATGGCACAGTACAATAAGGATCTAAATTATTTAAAGGATCATGGATTTAAAATATTATCAAGCTCGGCACCGATAATAGTTGCATCAGGTACAGTTTCAATGGTTGAATCCTATCTTGGCATGCATGTTAATATATATTCAAACAAAACAGAATCGTTCTACTATGGTTTTGGAACACCAAAGATTGGCAACACAATGTTATTCATTGATAACATATCAAGAATGGCATTTGAAAGGCCATCAACGCTTATAACACAGAAGCAGGCAGAATCCATGGAGAAGAAATTAAACCAGAATGAGACTTTTCCATTTGTTGCCTACTCACCAAAGTATCTCGAGCAGGTTTACAATGCAACGGGCATGTACTCAATGGGATACAATGGTTCCGGCCAGAGCATAGGAATACTTGACTTCTATGGTGATCCATTTATAAAGGAAGAGCTTGCATACTTTGATCATGAATTTAACATATCAGCACCGCCATCATTCAAGATTGTGCCAATAGGCCCTTATTATCCATATGAGGGCATAGAAACCGGCTGGGCCGGAGAGATAAGCCTTGATGTTGAATCGTCACATACCATGGCACCTGGTGCAAATATAACATTGTACATAGCAAATGGAAACTGCCCGTTATCTGCTGCAATATCATATATAAATTCACAGGACAGGGTTGACGATCTTTCGCAGAGCTTTTCAATACCTGATTCATGCCCTGCAATACAGACAAGTGCTCTTGCATACTACCAGTGCGAGGTTGTAACAAATATAATGTATGCAATGGGCTCGGCAGAGGGTATAACGTTCTCTGCATCATCAGGCGATGCCGGTGCAAGTGGCTACAGCATAGGAGCCCTTGGCTCTGTTGGGTATCCGTCAACATCTCCTTATGTTGCGGCAGTTGGTGGAACAAGCACATATTTGGATTTCCAGGGAGAGAAATTAATATCATTTAACCAGACTGCATGGTCAAACTACGGTTTTGTTCCACCAGAGATCAACTACGGTGGTTCCACTGGTGGTGTAAGCATACTGCAGCCAAGACCTTATTATCAGGACAATATCACAGGCCCCTCAGGATATCCATATGGAAAAATGATTCCTGATCTATCATTTGAGGCAACGGTGTTTCCAGGATTCCTTTATGTCATGCCTGGAAATGAGACGTGCATAACAGGCGGCACAAGCGAGGCAAGCCCGATACTGGCAGGCCTAATGACGCTTGTTGATGAATACAATCATGGAAAGATAGGCATGATTGATCCTTCATTGTATTATCTTGGAGAGCATGATTATAAAAACGTGTTCATACCGGTGGACTATGGATATAATATACCCTTTACCGCGCATTATGGATACAACCTTGTGACAGGCTGGGGCTCATTGAACATAGCCAACTTCGCCATGGCATATAAATCAATGAAATTAAACAATACACTGTCAATACAGATAAGCACTGAATACATGAATTCAACGAATCAGAATATGAGCATTAACGAAACTGGTCTTGGCGAGTACATGCCTGGCCAGAATGTGACAATAATTGCAAATATAACATATAATAAAACAGAGGTCACATCCGGAACATTTGAGGCATCTTTAACTACAATGAAAGGAATACTTAAAAATATAACAATGCATTACAATTCAACATTAAACAGATGGATTGGTTACATTATAATTCCGGAGGATGCGAATGGTCCCTCATTTATAGCCGTCCATGGCAATTACAACAAAATATCTGGCGAAAACGAGGTATCAATATTCTCAGGATATTACCTTGAAATGCTTGAGCCGTACAGCACATCATATTTTTCAACTTCCTATGGCCTTGAGGTAATAGGACATGCATCATATTTAAATGGAACAATAGTAAAGAACTATAACGTTTCAGCCGGTCTTTATGCCTATTCAATATTTAATAATACATACTACAAGGTTGCAGAGATAACAATGATGAATTACAATGGAACCTTAATAGGCGAGATACATGGAAACTACCCAGACACACCGTCGTTAATAATCGGAGATAATGCATTTGCATACACGCCATTTATGAACGGACCATATCTTCAGGATTCTATTATATTGGGGCCAAACGTGGTGGAGCCTGGTGCCGTTGGTGCTGGCCAGTACATATTTATAGAGCCGGCGGTAATAATGCCTGAAAACCAGCCATCATTAAACGATATGCTATGCTCCAATGTAACGTTTGAACTGTACAATCCTGACCATGTAATGGTAAGCAAGGCTGTTACAAGACCATATGAAATAGGATATCCGGCATCGTTGCCCGAGCTCTATGTACCAAAGAATTCAATGCCAGGACTTTACACAATATTAATAAATGCAAGCTATGATAGCTCGAGCTATGGATACATAAATGGCACATTCTACGGCCAGATCTATGTATCGAATTATATAACACCGAGAATAAGCATGGTAAACTATACATATGAAGGCCAGAAAATAAACATATACGCAAACATTTCATATCCCAATGGCACAGAGGTCAGGTACGGAATGTACTCATTAACATTTTATCCCGCTTTCCTTTCCAGCGAGTACTATGATTTAACCGAGATCACACAGATAAACATGAACTACAATGAAAGCATAAATATGTGGTCTGCAAGCGTTGAATTACCATCATATTACAACGATGGATCATTTGGAAAGAACTATCTTAACATACAGGAGATTGCAGAGCTGCCACCAGGACC
- the pyrE gene encoding orotate phosphoribosyltransferase: MLKEDLINSGAIKFGDFVLTSGKRSGYYIDIKSAYTDPEILDEIGLEISGMVKSGKIAGMELGSVPILVSVSIKTKRPFVIIRKDDLKHGTRKRYIGSINLNEEIDIIDDVATTGGSIMKAAEIIRNNGGIVKRAICVVDREEGAAEMLKENNIELYSIIKASELR, from the coding sequence ATGCTTAAAGAGGATTTAATAAATTCTGGTGCAATAAAATTTGGTGATTTTGTTCTAACCTCAGGTAAAAGATCAGGTTATTACATAGATATAAAATCAGCATATACAGATCCTGAAATACTTGATGAGATAGGACTTGAGATATCAGGGATGGTAAAATCAGGCAAGATAGCCGGCATGGAGCTTGGTTCAGTTCCAATACTGGTTTCAGTGTCAATAAAAACAAAGAGGCCATTCGTAATAATAAGAAAAGATGATTTAAAACATGGAACAAGAAAAAGGTACATAGGAAGCATAAATTTAAACGAGGAGATCGACATAATCGATGACGTTGCAACAACAGGCGGTTCAATAATGAAGGCCGCTGAGATAATAAGAAACAACGGTGGCATTGTTAAAAGGGCCATATGTGTTGTTGACCGTGAGGAGGGGGCAGCAGAAATGCTTAAAGAGAATAATATAGAACTTTATTCAATAATAAAGGCATCAGAACTAAGATAA
- a CDS encoding translation initiation factor IF-6 produces the protein MIKKVSILNSNFIGVYARTWNDVTFLPVNISDEEKRIFEETLKTEVYKISIGNSFLIGSMLSMNSNGIVVADHGIDNLKSLNINGRNILSINNKLNAAGNNIIANDHAALIHKSFPDSIRKKIEDVLGVETVKGSIAGIKTVGSVAVLNDRGMLVTSEADEDEIKYLSDLFKINVKTGTANFGSNYVGASIIANSNGILVGEATTSIELGRIDDTLS, from the coding sequence ATGATAAAGAAGGTATCAATTTTAAACAGCAATTTTATAGGTGTTTACGCCAGGACATGGAATGATGTAACGTTTCTTCCGGTTAATATATCAGACGAAGAAAAAAGAATCTTTGAGGAAACGTTAAAAACAGAGGTTTATAAAATATCAATAGGAAACTCATTTTTAATAGGCAGCATGCTTTCAATGAATTCTAATGGAATAGTTGTTGCCGATCATGGAATTGACAATTTAAAATCACTTAATATAAACGGGAGAAACATTTTATCAATAAATAATAAATTAAATGCAGCCGGAAACAACATAATAGCAAATGACCATGCCGCATTAATACACAAATCCTTTCCGGATTCGATAAGAAAAAAGATAGAGGATGTTCTTGGCGTTGAAACTGTAAAGGGAAGCATAGCAGGGATTAAAACCGTTGGCAGCGTTGCCGTTCTAAATGATAGGGGCATGCTTGTGACATCAGAGGCCGATGAGGATGAAATAAAATATTTATCAGATCTTTTTAAAATAAACGTCAAAACCGGAACTGCAAATTTCGGCAGCAATTATGTTGGTGCATCAATAATAGCAAATTCCAATGGGATCCTTGTTGGTGAGGCCACAACATCAATAGAGCTTGGAAGGATAGACGATACATTATCTTAG
- a CDS encoding 50S ribosomal protein L31e, whose translation MADEENTTEILLSVSLRKARFSSKSRRADTSIEMLKDAVARYTKSDRDRIWVDNKVNELIWSRGRRKVPTRVNIKVIKLEDGTSEIILP comes from the coding sequence ATGGCAGATGAGGAGAACACAACTGAAATTTTATTATCTGTATCGCTGAGAAAGGCACGCTTTTCTTCAAAGTCAAGAAGGGCAGATACGTCAATAGAGATGCTAAAGGATGCTGTTGCAAGGTACACGAAATCAGATAGAGACAGGATATGGGTCGATAACAAGGTAAACGAACTTATCTGGTCCCGCGGAAGGAGAAAGGTGCCAACCAGGGTAAATATAAAGGTTATAAAGCTTGAGGATGGCACTTCCGAAATAATATTACCATAA
- a CDS encoding 50S ribosomal protein L39e: protein MARNKPLGLKIRLMKAVKSNRRVPGWVMVKTDRRVTQNYKRRNWRRSNLKA from the coding sequence ATGGCAAGGAATAAACCGCTAGGATTAAAAATTAGATTGATGAAGGCCGTAAAATCGAACAGGCGTGTGCCAGGCTGGGTCATGGTAAAGACAGACCGCAGGGTTACACAGAACTATAAGAGAAGGAACTGGAGAAGGTCAAATCTTAAGGCATGA
- a CDS encoding DNA-binding protein encodes MDRDDELDEIRRRKMAEYQNMMQERAYEEEQKKAAAEEEARRQQILRQILSPEARERLSRLKLVRPDLVENVENQLIQLAGMGRINKVISDNELKSILLRLTENRHETRIERR; translated from the coding sequence ATGGATCGTGATGATGAGCTTGATGAGATAAGGCGCAGGAAGATGGCCGAGTACCAGAACATGATGCAGGAAAGGGCCTATGAGGAGGAGCAGAAAAAGGCTGCTGCCGAGGAGGAGGCCAGAAGGCAGCAGATCCTGAGACAGATACTTTCACCGGAGGCCAGGGAGAGACTGAGCAGACTTAAGCTGGTAAGACCGGATCTTGTCGAGAACGTTGAGAACCAGCTTATACAGCTTGCAGGCATGGGAAGAATTAATAAGGTAATATCTGATAACGAATTAAAGAGCATACTGTTAAGATTAACAGAGAACAGGCATGAAACAAGAATAGAGAGGAGATAG
- a CDS encoding 30S ribosomal protein S19e, giving the protein MVDVKKVPADLLINDVASKLKSMNIEQPEWVSYLKDGMGKQKSWDQEDWYYTRLASMMRKLYLYGNLGIMHMSEEYGGKVDRGTKRYHPAAGSRYIVRQLFKKLEELGLVKKEKTGRVLSPQGRSMLDKSAAEVLKKLVEKNKELEKYL; this is encoded by the coding sequence ATGGTTGACGTTAAAAAGGTTCCAGCAGATTTATTGATAAACGATGTTGCCTCAAAACTGAAGTCGATGAATATAGAGCAGCCGGAATGGGTATCATACTTAAAGGACGGTATGGGCAAGCAGAAATCCTGGGATCAGGAGGACTGGTACTACACAAGGCTTGCATCAATGATGCGCAAGCTTTATTTATATGGAAATCTGGGCATAATGCATATGAGCGAGGAGTATGGCGGAAAGGTTGACCGCGGAACAAAGAGGTACCATCCGGCAGCAGGCAGCAGGTACATAGTAAGGCAGCTATTTAAGAAGCTCGAGGAGCTTGGACTTGTTAAAAAGGAGAAAACCGGCAGGGTTCTAAGCCCCCAGGGCAGGTCAATGCTTGATAAATCCGCGGCTGAGGTATTAAAAAAGCTCGTTGAAAAGAATAAAGAGCTTGAGAAATATCTTTAA
- a CDS encoding ABC transporter ATP-binding protein — translation MTQITIDNVTKRFGNITALNNINLEIGPGQIYGILGPNGSGKTTLLKIISGILDQDSGSVKINDLDTRRDNIDVKRLIGYIPETPALYESLTPMEYFSFIASVFNIDRDSIIERVRAFASALEIESYLDNFIGSLSFGTKQKVAIISAFIHDPEIIVMDEGMNGLDPRSSKIIKDLLRDFASRGKTVIFSTHILEIAEAVCDYISILYKGNIVASGTMTELKKMAGMENNNLEEIFLKVTGDENIGNLINSLRESIDK, via the coding sequence TTGACGCAAATTACAATAGATAATGTTACAAAAAGATTCGGAAATATAACAGCTTTAAATAACATAAACCTTGAGATAGGCCCGGGTCAGATCTATGGCATACTGGGCCCAAATGGTTCTGGCAAGACAACACTTTTAAAGATTATTTCCGGAATACTGGATCAGGACTCCGGCTCGGTGAAAATAAACGATCTTGATACAAGGAGAGACAACATTGATGTTAAAAGGCTTATTGGATACATACCTGAAACACCGGCACTTTACGAATCATTAACACCAATGGAGTATTTCAGCTTTATAGCCTCTGTTTTTAACATAGACAGGGATTCCATAATAGAAAGGGTAAGGGCCTTTGCCAGTGCACTGGAAATAGAAAGCTACCTTGACAATTTCATAGGATCATTATCGTTTGGCACAAAACAGAAGGTTGCAATAATCAGTGCATTTATACATGATCCTGAGATAATAGTAATGGATGAGGGCATGAACGGCCTGGATCCAAGATCATCAAAGATTATAAAGGATCTTTTAAGGGATTTTGCATCCAGGGGAAAGACAGTAATATTTTCAACACACATACTGGAAATAGCAGAGGCTGTTTGTGATTACATATCAATATTATATAAAGGTAACATAGTTGCCTCAGGAACAATGACCGAGCTAAAGAAGATGGCCGGCATGGAAAATAATAATCTTGAGGAGATCTTTTTAAAGGTCACCGGGGATGAAAACATAGGTAATTTAATAAATTCATTAAGGGAGTCAATAGACAAATGA
- a CDS encoding Lrp/AsnC family transcriptional regulator, translated as MEAEISNLKDYYSNKIVTAIIGLEADINAVDDIGKEIATISNVEEVFVVTGDYDLIIKVRFPDFSSLEKFIVKDLNNIDGIKKSKTMMVLSIIKDIYMR; from the coding sequence ATGGAGGCAGAGATATCGAATTTGAAGGATTATTACTCGAACAAGATTGTTACTGCAATAATTGGTCTTGAGGCGGATATAAACGCCGTTGATGACATAGGCAAGGAAATAGCAACAATATCAAACGTTGAGGAGGTATTTGTTGTTACTGGCGATTATGATTTAATCATAAAGGTTAGGTTTCCAGATTTCAGTTCATTAGAAAAGTTTATAGTAAAGGACCTTAACAATATCGATGGTATTAAAAAGTCTAAAACAATGATGGTATTATCCATAATAAAGGATATCTACATGAGGTGA
- a CDS encoding UPF0147 family protein, whose amino-acid sequence MDEKLFQEVIALMEDLADDTSVPRNVRRAASDSKDRLLNGKESLDLKCATAISVLDDISNDPNVPAHGRAAIYTIISKLESLSKS is encoded by the coding sequence ATGGACGAAAAGTTGTTTCAGGAAGTCATAGCATTAATGGAAGACCTGGCAGATGACACCTCTGTCCCAAGAAACGTCAGAAGGGCGGCCTCCGACTCAAAGGACAGGCTATTAAATGGAAAGGAAAGCCTAGATCTCAAATGCGCAACAGCAATATCCGTGCTTGATGATATATCAAACGATCCAAACGTGCCAGCGCATGGCCGTGCCGCAATATACACAATAATAAGCAAGCTTGAATCACTATCGAAATCATAG
- a CDS encoding MarR family transcriptional regulator, producing the protein MALSEEINKLAKYLIVSDIPRSVAYTLVYIKDRGEVTSVEIERETGLRQPEVSIAMQWLRRKGWITKRNMKKEGKGRPIHGYKLSKDFNEILEEIINDLEKKIDEINNTINQLKNFKK; encoded by the coding sequence ATGGCTCTTTCAGAGGAGATAAACAAACTGGCAAAGTACCTTATAGTATCAGATATACCAAGAAGTGTCGCGTATACACTGGTATATATAAAGGACAGGGGCGAGGTAACCTCTGTTGAAATAGAACGTGAGACCGGTTTAAGACAGCCCGAGGTCTCAATAGCCATGCAGTGGCTCAGGAGGAAGGGCTGGATCACAAAGCGCAACATGAAAAAGGAGGGTAAGGGAAGGCCAATACACGGCTACAAGCTATCAAAGGATTTCAATGAAATACTTGAGGAGATAATAAATGACCTCGAGAAGAAGATAGATGAGATAAACAACACAATAAACCAGCTGAAAAACTTTAAGAAATAA
- a CDS encoding outer membrane protein assembly factor BamB family protein translates to MSDQTRLKIINRFLVILCSVLIIVAGYYYIEYEDLGKDQGSKVSGPFHYFDIFIHGATSQFQGNDGHVYLYTGKIGNFAYNARDAIIVNPTYYNGEILIDLTSMSNCTGGLLALNASNGHELWCTFFPNQVMTQPIVHGNLAFVGLGNNKFQSSSIRGTGINYIAAVNITNGNIAWKFFTTGEDMPTPVYYNGLIIEPTGGDIVYGLNASTGSAVWSTSIPSYVSMSSPAILNGIIYFGGANPYIFYAINATNGNIVWEEPVSATGGLDDDSPVIFGNSVVTGYTETMINGTFQMFEISFNITNGAINWITNLGFGNQPAMPPIEDPPQTVFKNMILDEPTASNYIYAINPFNGSIIWKFYTGMDDSNANIYRGLIFTVNYTGEMFILNYNGHLIKKINTGIPLGPGNIIFVGNHEIIYGMNGEIKSMYIPLKFRFYHF, encoded by the coding sequence ATGTCAGATCAAACAAGGTTAAAGATTATAAATAGATTCCTTGTTATTTTGTGCTCTGTACTTATCATAGTGGCAGGATATTACTATATTGAATATGAAGATCTTGGCAAGGATCAGGGATCAAAGGTTTCAGGGCCATTCCATTACTTTGACATTTTTATACACGGTGCAACATCACAGTTTCAGGGCAACGATGGGCATGTTTATCTATACACAGGTAAGATAGGGAACTTTGCCTATAATGCTAGGGATGCAATTATTGTTAATCCAACATATTACAATGGAGAAATACTAATAGATCTTACCAGCATGTCAAACTGTACCGGCGGTTTGCTTGCATTAAATGCAAGCAATGGCCACGAGCTGTGGTGCACGTTTTTCCCTAACCAGGTAATGACCCAGCCAATTGTCCATGGCAATCTTGCTTTTGTGGGCCTTGGCAACAATAAATTCCAGAGCAGCAGCATCAGAGGCACCGGGATAAATTACATAGCCGCTGTTAATATAACAAATGGAAACATTGCCTGGAAGTTCTTTACAACCGGCGAAGATATGCCGACACCGGTTTATTACAATGGACTTATTATAGAGCCAACCGGCGGTGATATTGTTTATGGATTGAATGCAAGCACCGGATCGGCCGTATGGTCAACAAGTATACCATCATACGTAAGCATGTCATCTCCGGCCATATTGAACGGTATTATTTACTTTGGCGGTGCCAATCCATATATATTTTATGCTATAAATGCAACAAATGGGAACATCGTCTGGGAGGAACCAGTTTCTGCAACAGGCGGTCTTGACGATGATTCTCCTGTGATTTTCGGAAACAGCGTTGTTACAGGATACACTGAAACGATGATAAACGGCACATTTCAGATGTTTGAAATATCATTTAATATTACAAATGGTGCCATAAACTGGATAACAAACCTTGGTTTCGGAAACCAGCCCGCAATGCCTCCAATCGAGGATCCACCACAAACAGTCTTTAAAAACATGATACTTGATGAGCCCACAGCATCAAATTATATATATGCAATAAATCCATTCAATGGATCAATAATCTGGAAATTCTATACCGGCATGGACGATTCAAATGCAAATATTTACAGGGGTCTGATATTTACAGTAAATTACACAGGTGAGATGTTTATATTAAATTACAATGGCCATCTCATAAAAAAGATAAATACAGGAATACCACTTGGTCCAGGGAATATCATTTTTGTTGGAAATCATGAGATAATATATGGCATGAACGGTGAGATAAAAAGCATGTACATACCATTAAAATTTAGGTTTTATCATTTTTAA
- a CDS encoding APC family permease, translating into MIENNNTIKSNIHGRKPRLRKDLTFNQMLMIGLVGSFGNGALFDTVVMVAGAGPEAILAFVLGAIIYASIGVSYMELARVYPEAGGPTRYTIYTHGRWTNIINAISDIIWYIFIPPIEVIAIIAGLNYFDPIFLTATGAPTYYGVGIGLALMLALIPFNYYGVKQFGRSSLYTGIVKLFFYLSMSLGLIFFVFAYKNLYAYHGFFPYGATSIFAIMPYAMYDFGAIRVIPDLAEETNMKEKIPRAIALVMLFETLIYISVAFAVLMGTKWSALGIIPGHFDDIVTAFHGDNPFFIMGRQSGFIYIFIAAVITGFLAPFVTGYIYLGSGTRVLFSMGRSGYISKSLKTIDKKHNIPLVSLIIFAVVGTFLVFVTAPDPSIYTFIDDATAAGYIGLIATPIALMVSRRQGITRKKDMVRGMGIIAPLATGASGLIVFWTGWPSEPYAVILIAAGAIIFGIWSRVKIGAKNVLWYILFIAFATFMVATSHDGLSSSVFPQFFSYIDGTVITFLVGVFIIYPLGVYSGFKKQFVHREFTEEIYSEEKEMEWKNSQ; encoded by the coding sequence ATGATTGAAAATAATAATACTATAAAATCTAATATACATGGAAGGAAGCCCAGACTCAGGAAGGATCTTACATTTAACCAGATGCTTATGATAGGCCTTGTTGGTTCATTCGGAAACGGTGCACTTTTTGACACGGTTGTAATGGTTGCCGGTGCAGGTCCGGAGGCAATACTTGCCTTTGTCCTTGGGGCAATAATATATGCATCAATAGGTGTAAGCTACATGGAACTTGCCAGGGTCTATCCTGAGGCCGGAGGCCCGACAAGGTATACAATATACACGCACGGCCGCTGGACAAACATAATAAACGCAATATCTGATATTATATGGTATATCTTCATTCCACCCATAGAGGTCATAGCAATAATAGCAGGTCTTAACTATTTCGATCCAATATTTTTAACTGCAACAGGTGCGCCGACATACTATGGTGTTGGCATTGGTCTGGCATTAATGCTTGCACTGATACCGTTCAATTATTATGGTGTAAAGCAGTTTGGCAGATCATCGCTTTACACGGGAATAGTGAAGTTATTCTTCTACCTGTCAATGTCCCTGGGATTGATCTTCTTCGTTTTTGCATATAAGAATCTATATGCATATCATGGATTCTTTCCATATGGTGCCACATCAATATTTGCAATAATGCCATACGCAATGTACGACTTTGGTGCAATACGCGTTATACCGGATCTTGCAGAGGAGACCAATATGAAGGAGAAGATCCCAAGGGCGATAGCCCTTGTAATGTTATTTGAAACTTTAATATACATAAGTGTTGCATTTGCGGTTCTCATGGGAACAAAATGGTCTGCACTGGGTATAATCCCAGGCCATTTTGATGATATTGTTACCGCATTCCATGGTGATAATCCGTTCTTTATAATGGGAAGGCAGTCAGGCTTCATTTATATATTCATAGCCGCTGTTATAACAGGTTTTTTGGCGCCTTTCGTCACAGGCTATATATATCTTGGAAGCGGTACCAGGGTGCTCTTCTCAATGGGAAGATCAGGATATATAAGTAAATCATTAAAAACAATAGATAAAAAGCATAACATACCCCTGGTCTCTTTAATAATATTTGCAGTTGTTGGAACGTTTCTTGTCTTTGTGACGGCGCCTGATCCGAGCATATACACATTTATAGATGATGCAACTGCAGCCGGCTACATAGGATTGATTGCAACGCCAATAGCGCTGATGGTTTCCAGGAGGCAGGGGATTACAAGGAAAAAGGATATGGTGCGCGGCATGGGCATCATTGCACCGCTGGCCACCGGTGCCAGTGGCCTAATTGTCTTCTGGACAGGATGGCCTTCAGAGCCATATGCGGTAATATTGATAGCCGCAGGTGCAATCATATTTGGCATATGGTCAAGGGTAAAAATAGGTGCAAAGAACGTTTTATGGTATATTTTGTTCATAGCCTTTGCAACCTTTATGGTTGCAACAAGCCATGACGGCCTTTCATCAAGTGTGTTCCCGCAGTTCTTTAGCTACATTGATGGAACAGTAATAACCTTCCTGGTCGGGGTCTTTATAATATATCCCCTTGGGGTCTACTCAGGATTTAAAAAACAGTTCGTTCATAGGGAGTTTACAGAGGAGATCTACAGCGAGGAAAAGGAAATGGAGTGGAAAAACAGCCAGTAA